The following coding sequences lie in one Candidatus Neptunochlamydia sp. REUL1 genomic window:
- a CDS encoding IS630 transposase-related protein, whose amino-acid sequence MTYSLDFRKKVLSIRSKEKLSFAQVARRFGVSVNSVFLWSKRLEPRRTKIRPAIKIDREILMEDIKKYPDAFNYERAHRLKVSTSGIRCAMKRLRISYKKNAQPSQGLRNKKTNLSRKNRRI is encoded by the coding sequence ATGACATATTCGCTAGATTTTAGAAAAAAAGTTCTATCAATCCGAAGCAAAGAAAAATTAAGCTTTGCCCAAGTAGCAAGACGCTTTGGAGTAAGTGTAAATAGTGTGTTTCTCTGGTCTAAGAGGTTAGAGCCGAGGCGCACTAAAATCAGACCTGCAATAAAGATTGATAGAGAGATCTTGATGGAGGATATCAAGAAATACCCTGATGCCTTCAACTATGAACGAGCACATCGTCTCAAAGTAAGCACTTCAGGCATTCGGTGTGCCATGAAGAGGTTAAGAATTAGCTATAAAAAAAACGCTCAACCATCCCAAGGCCTGCGAAACAAAAAGACAAATCTTTCAAGGAAAAATCGCAGAATATAA
- a CDS encoding ISAs1 family transposase yields MSKKQVAKFYSEVDQPLDQQAFIESIEIEFKDIQDPRAKDNLSYPLVALLVIILAAVIAGANAIIHIHEYACTKISLFQRLLGIKKPPSYTVFWWLLVMLNPQKLQETFIRWMKALPVEVKKQIIAIDGKRLNGASKQTVHLVSAWETGRSLLLGQVKTEEKSNEITAIPELIKAIDIKGSIITIDAAGCQKKIVEDIRRAGGDYVIALKGNQGTLHDEAQNFFDQAREVEYEGAECARAKKIEKAHGRIEEREVAVASNLEWLDCREEWQDLKTLIEVTSRREVRGKVSVEKRHYISSLSLIPQEAIKLVRGHWGIENHLHWMMDVVFKEDACCISTGNAPENFAVFRRMAQSILQVDAKGTKGIAKRRRLAGWNDSYLIKLLGILINDTSVKSFL; encoded by the coding sequence ATGTCAAAGAAACAAGTGGCCAAGTTCTATTCTGAAGTAGATCAACCCCTAGATCAGCAAGCCTTCATTGAGTCCATAGAAATAGAATTCAAAGATATCCAAGATCCACGTGCTAAAGATAACTTGTCGTATCCGTTGGTTGCCCTACTAGTCATTATCTTAGCAGCGGTCATAGCTGGGGCTAATGCTATCATCCATATTCATGAGTATGCATGTACAAAAATCAGCTTATTCCAACGGCTTCTTGGAATCAAAAAACCTCCCAGCTATACAGTGTTTTGGTGGCTTCTCGTTATGCTAAACCCCCAAAAATTACAAGAGACTTTCATTCGATGGATGAAAGCTCTTCCTGTTGAAGTGAAAAAGCAAATTATCGCAATCGATGGTAAAAGGCTCAATGGGGCATCCAAGCAAACAGTTCATCTTGTCTCGGCTTGGGAAACAGGTCGAAGTTTGTTGCTAGGCCAAGTCAAAACAGAGGAAAAATCAAATGAAATTACTGCCATTCCAGAATTGATAAAAGCCATAGATATCAAAGGATCAATTATCACTATTGACGCTGCAGGCTGTCAGAAAAAAATTGTGGAAGACATTCGCAGGGCAGGAGGCGATTACGTGATAGCTCTAAAAGGCAACCAAGGAACTTTACATGATGAAGCCCAAAACTTCTTCGATCAGGCAAGGGAGGTTGAATATGAAGGGGCAGAGTGTGCTAGGGCCAAGAAAATTGAAAAAGCTCATGGAAGAATCGAGGAGCGAGAAGTTGCTGTAGCCAGTAACCTAGAATGGTTAGACTGTCGAGAAGAGTGGCAAGACTTAAAGACTCTTATCGAAGTAACTTCAAGACGAGAAGTTAGGGGGAAAGTTAGCGTAGAAAAACGTCACTACATCTCAAGCCTTTCTTTAATTCCTCAGGAGGCGATAAAGCTAGTGCGAGGGCACTGGGGAATAGAGAACCATCTTCATTGGATGATGGACGTAGTTTTCAAAGAAGATGCCTGTTGTATAAGCACGGGTAATGCCCCTGAGAATTTTGCGGTTTTTCGGCGAATGGCGCAGTCGATACTTCAGGTAGATGCAAAGGGAACAAAAGGGATAGCAAAGAGACGGCGCCTAGCTGGGTGGAACGATAGCTATCTTATTAAACTACTTGGAATATTAATCAACGACACCTCTGTAAAGTCTTTTTTATGA
- a CDS encoding IS3 family transposase: MRRKTSIAVIERNKPILKRMEELKKEHPFWGYRRIWAHLTYVDQIVVNKKRVYNIMKKNNLLVNKETKLRAKRGSLRPKPQAKKPNEIWGIDMTKIKTEIGWVYVVVVLDWYSKKIVGKQVGLVSKTEDWLEALDEGLSKQYPEGVLGKELNLVSDNGCQPTSTRFMKTCNTLGINQIFTSYNNPKGNAETERSIRTLKEELFWIKEWKGVKQVEDALSEWVENYNRTYLHSALGYRSPEWVEENFSKQEVA; this comes from the coding sequence ATGAGAAGAAAAACCTCCATAGCTGTCATCGAGAGAAACAAGCCGATCTTGAAGCGAATGGAAGAGCTGAAAAAAGAGCATCCATTCTGGGGTTATCGAAGGATCTGGGCTCATCTTACGTATGTAGATCAAATAGTTGTAAACAAGAAGAGAGTTTACAACATAATGAAGAAGAATAACTTACTGGTAAATAAAGAGACAAAGCTGAGAGCCAAAAGAGGCTCTTTAAGGCCAAAGCCACAGGCGAAAAAACCTAACGAAATCTGGGGAATCGATATGACAAAGATCAAAACTGAAATCGGTTGGGTGTATGTTGTAGTTGTGTTGGACTGGTACAGTAAAAAGATCGTTGGAAAACAGGTAGGACTAGTCTCAAAAACAGAAGACTGGCTAGAAGCCTTGGATGAAGGGTTATCAAAGCAATATCCTGAAGGAGTGTTGGGCAAAGAGCTTAACCTTGTATCTGACAATGGTTGCCAGCCAACGTCAACACGGTTTATGAAAACCTGTAACACCCTGGGAATAAATCAAATATTTACAAGCTATAACAATCCTAAAGGAAACGCTGAAACAGAAAGAAGCATCCGAACGTTGAAAGAAGAGCTCTTTTGGATCAAGGAATGGAAAGGGGTGAAGCAAGTAGAGGATGCACTAAGTGAATGGGTAGAAAATTATAATCGGACTTATCTTCACTCTGCTCTAGGATACAGATCTCCAGAGTGGGTAGAAGAGAATTTTAGTAAGCAAGAGGTAGCATGA
- a CDS encoding PTS sugar transporter subunit IIA, giving the protein MDLKIKDVAELLNVSETTIRRWLAEGKIPAYRLHHQYRFSRIEIENWMLSCRLQKETGNFLPSTEEQIFPPKKEKNEEQDSKKGMQQFSLYRAVHKGGVFTDLKSTKKNAIIRETMDCVSGELGMDPSVMSDLLLDREKLMPTALNNGIAVPHTRDFLLKGPTDVVVIVFPKEPIDWGALDEAPVHTLFFLFGCDDKRHLHLLAKLAHLSSSDEALELFRSKPEKKELLEYIKDWESRVGAK; this is encoded by the coding sequence ATGGATCTAAAGATTAAAGATGTAGCAGAGTTGCTGAATGTTTCCGAAACAACCATTCGACGGTGGCTTGCAGAAGGAAAGATCCCTGCTTATCGCCTTCATCATCAATACCGGTTTAGTCGCATTGAAATCGAAAACTGGATGCTTAGCTGCCGTCTTCAAAAAGAGACAGGAAACTTCCTTCCTTCCACAGAAGAACAAATTTTCCCTCCCAAAAAAGAAAAGAATGAAGAACAAGATAGCAAAAAGGGAATGCAACAGTTTAGCCTGTATCGTGCAGTGCACAAAGGTGGGGTTTTCACAGATCTAAAATCTACAAAAAAAAATGCCATTATTCGAGAAACTATGGATTGTGTTTCGGGAGAATTGGGGATGGACCCTTCGGTTATGTCCGACCTTTTACTCGATCGAGAAAAATTGATGCCCACAGCCTTGAATAATGGGATTGCTGTTCCTCACACACGAGATTTTTTGCTGAAAGGACCCACAGATGTGGTTGTGATTGTTTTCCCAAAGGAACCGATTGATTGGGGCGCCCTAGATGAAGCCCCTGTCCACACACTCTTTTTTCTTTTTGGCTGTGATGACAAAAGGCATCTTCATCTCTTAGCAAAGCTTGCTCACCTTAGTAGCAGTGATGAAGCTTTGGAGTTGTTTCGCTCGAAACCTGAGAAGAAAGAACTTCTTGAATACATCAAGGATTGGGAGTCTCGGGTCGGAGCCAAATAA
- the dut gene encoding dUTP diphosphatase, which produces MKQHDVPIKLEEGAELPTYGSEEAAGADVRALLQEELVIVPGESKLVRTGIRLEIPKGFEVQVRPRSGLALKHGITVLNTPGTIDSDYRGEVGVILINHGRDPFVVTPKMRIAQLVFAPVLQACYREEDKLRTTERGEGGFGHTGTH; this is translated from the coding sequence ATGAAACAACATGATGTCCCCATAAAACTAGAGGAGGGGGCAGAGCTCCCCACCTACGGATCCGAAGAGGCAGCGGGGGCGGATGTCCGTGCGCTGCTCCAAGAAGAGCTTGTCATAGTTCCCGGGGAGAGTAAGCTTGTTCGTACAGGGATTCGCTTAGAAATTCCAAAGGGCTTTGAAGTTCAGGTTCGCCCTCGAAGTGGATTAGCGTTAAAGCATGGCATTACTGTCTTAAATACCCCAGGTACAATTGATTCTGATTATCGCGGCGAAGTCGGGGTGATTTTAATCAATCACGGCAGGGATCCCTTCGTAGTCACGCCAAAAATGCGAATAGCGCAACTAGTTTTTGCACCAGTTTTGCAGGCATGCTATAGAGAAGAAGACAAGCTAAGAACGACAGAAAGAGGGGAAGGCGGTTTTGGCCATACTGGAACGCATTAA
- a CDS encoding IS630 family transposase has product MAEYKRLGKPIVYIDESGFAHDMPRTHGYSKIGQQCFGTHDWGAKGRTNAIGALLGTSLLTLALFECNINTDAFSIWAEEDLLPKLPSESILVMDNASFHKSKSMQEKIHAAGHTLEYLPPYSPDLNPIEHKWAQAKSKRRKYQCGIDELFKEHCL; this is encoded by the coding sequence ATCGCAGAATATAAACGTTTGGGAAAGCCAATTGTATATATTGATGAAAGCGGGTTTGCCCATGATATGCCCCGCACCCACGGTTACTCCAAAATAGGACAGCAATGTTTTGGTACTCATGATTGGGGAGCAAAAGGAAGAACAAATGCAATAGGGGCATTACTTGGAACAAGCCTCCTTACACTTGCGTTATTCGAGTGCAATATTAATACAGATGCCTTTTCCATTTGGGCAGAGGAGGACTTGCTACCGAAACTTCCCTCTGAAAGTATTCTGGTTATGGATAATGCTTCATTCCATAAAAGCAAATCTATGCAAGAGAAGATCCACGCTGCAGGCCATACCTTGGAATATCTTCCTCCCTATTCCCCTGATCTAAACCCTATTGAACACAAGTGGGCACAGGCAAAGTCTAAGCGAAGAAAATATCAATGTGGAATAGACGAACTTTTCAAGGAGCACTGCCTATAA
- a CDS encoding transposase, whose amino-acid sequence MKPRKWDGRTKARAILEGIKGRKVAEICNDYQISQAQYYQWREQFLSNLDKPFEAKKPTSREERLKCENQKLKALIGGLTLELKKTEEELL is encoded by the coding sequence ATGAAACCAAGAAAATGGGATGGGAGAACCAAAGCCCGAGCAATTCTAGAGGGGATTAAAGGGAGAAAAGTTGCCGAAATCTGCAATGATTATCAGATTAGCCAAGCCCAATACTATCAGTGGAGAGAGCAGTTTTTATCTAATCTTGACAAACCTTTTGAAGCAAAAAAGCCAACCTCTCGGGAAGAAAGATTAAAATGTGAGAATCAGAAACTTAAAGCTCTTATAGGAGGGTTAACGCTTGAGTTAAAAAAAACCGAAGAAGAGTTGCTATGA
- a CDS encoding PTS sugar transporter subunit IIA, with amino-acid sequence MAILERINHLFKKGEDVTLSEFIQEEVICFLEAESRDEALDQMVEALADAGELGDKVEFREAIYKREKIVSTGIGMGVAIPHAKLPTFSRFFLAVGLQKAKEGIKWDAENTPPVRLIFLIGGPANRQTEYLNILSLLTAAIKDEDRRKNLINSKTKEDVLALFEGL; translated from the coding sequence TTGGCCATACTGGAACGCATTAACCATCTCTTTAAGAAAGGAGAAGACGTGACTCTTTCAGAATTTATCCAAGAGGAAGTGATCTGCTTTTTAGAAGCAGAAAGTCGAGATGAGGCGCTAGATCAAATGGTAGAAGCTCTTGCAGATGCAGGTGAGCTCGGTGATAAAGTAGAATTTCGCGAAGCTATTTACAAAAGAGAGAAAATCGTATCGACTGGAATTGGAATGGGGGTTGCTATCCCTCATGCGAAACTTCCCACATTCAGCCGGTTCTTTTTAGCTGTGGGGCTTCAAAAAGCAAAGGAAGGGATTAAGTGGGATGCAGAAAATACACCTCCTGTCCGCTTGATCTTTTTGATTGGAGGGCCTGCTAATCGGCAGACAGAGTACCTAAATATTCTTTCTCTTTTAACAGCAGCGATTAAAGATGAAGATCGAAGAAAAAATTTGATCAATTCTAAGACAAAAGAAGACGTTCTCGCCCTGTTTGAAGGTTTATAG